The following is a genomic window from Nicotiana tabacum cultivar K326 chromosome 3, ASM71507v2, whole genome shotgun sequence.
GAGGCTTTGTAGTGTCCTTATGTTTGCTAGGGGCTAGATAGAGTAATGTGGTTTATCACTTTGGTATGAGCACATAGGCAAATTATACAGCTAGTCTACAGTCTATCATGAATGCAAAGATGTAAACTCtagccccgtaaaattttatgATTTTCTACTAATGGTGTCTAACAGGTCGGGCTGACCCGTAACCGGACCGGCCCAGACCGGTTAAAATCGAAACCGGACCGGCCCGGTACATAGGGGGCCGGGTGGGGCTGGGTAGGAGGGGTAGAAGGGATTGGTCCATTTAAATTTTGGTAACGGTTAACCGGACCGGTCAAACCCGGTCcacgtgaacagtaccgtgtactGGTTAAACCGGCTCGGCCCGGGCCGGTAcaacctttttttttgtttttttttaatttttttgaattaaGTGGGGCTCACTAACCGTTGGCAATGGTCAGACCTTGCAGGGATCTGTTGCCCAACGGGTTAATTGCATTAATAgcctcttttttctttaaaatttaaccttttttcaatttacaaaattaaccttctctaaaactataaatacaccccctctttttcatttcttcactcaactctcatttctcaatctcaatttctctcattctctcattctccaattttcaagatttcaagtctcaatctcaaattctcaattctcaaatctcaattcAATTTAAATCATGTCTCGTACTTCTAGAGTGTGCTCATATGTTTGGcaacactttgaggtggtagaagaaaatgaagaaggtcagaaagtaaagtgcaagaactgtggtcaaGTCTTAAATTTTTGTTCAGAGTCTGGCACAGGCAGTTTAAAGAGGCATATAAAGTATTGTTTTGAGCGTCCTCCGAaaattcgtatttaagattttaagacaATTTGTATTAtgttaaaattattagacgtatttatatTTTATGCTTagtgttttagtttgttagattaatttgaagtattgttaatttattatgcatgaaaatttagttttactattttttgttaatttactttttaaatgcaaactttaatttggaattttgaaagaaatgtagcacttgcaatttatattaatacttttgtattaatataacttgtaatctttaaattaatacaaagtattaatacaacttacaatagttatacaaaatacaaaaaaaaaaaaatacactaaacTCGGCCCGGCCCGGCCCCCTTAACCCGTAACCTTTACGGTTCaatttttacccggatgaaccTGAACCCGTTAAGCCCCAACCCGTAACCGACCCGGGCCGTAACCCATACGGGTCCAAAAAATAGCAACCCGGCCCGATCCGGCCCACCCGTTTAACACCTATATTTTCTACTACTAAAAAACTTTTCCAATAATAGTGATTTTCCCCCTAAAAGATGAGTATTCAAAAGTTAAATGAAAACTAAATTCAATCGCCACTTCTAAGATATTAAGCTTTGACCATAGTACGTAGTAATAATATTTTGGTTATTATGGTGAAACACAAAACTCCTGCACCTTGCCCCATTTGCCCTCGTTCTGCAAgtactaggggtgggcataaaatccaaaaaatcgaattccgaatcgaatcgaattaatttggtatttcggtttcggttttgTCGGTATTCGGTTTATTTTGGTATAgaaatttcggtatttcggtacggtatatGGTATTGGATTATTGATATTTCGGTATTTCGATATACCGAAATAGTTTAGTGAGGTGAGATCAATATTTCGGTGTCCCTGTCATTATTAGTTCTGATTGGTTACTATACTCAACTCTGCTACAACATCTCAGTAAGCAATGGACTATGAAGCAGAAGATAATTGTGCTAAACTGAAAACTGTGATGGGCCAAAAACAAGAACAAGGCCCAGTTCAGAAAGGAAAACGAAATAGGAAGGACCATCTATCTGTTGAAATAATGTTAAGAAAATATCAtcattcttttcttgtttctgaGTATTTATCAGCCTCAAGTACATTTGAAAATTTATATTCATTTGCTGTAACATTGTCATTTGATGGGCTTAGTACAAAATGAACTAGTCATTGGAAGACAGACAACTATAAATCATATCATCTAATCTTTGATTAGTTTAGAGTTTCTATCTTTACTATTAGAGTAATTGAAGGTAAAATAATGTTGGCGCCAGATTTTGCTAATTAATGGAGGGGGAGACAGTGAAGATTTAGTTTAAATCGAAAttgtaccgaaccaaaataagaaatatcgaaccgtaccgaaatattatagtacggtatttggtatataCAATTAATAAATCGAATatcgaataccgaaataccgaacgcccacccctagtAAGTACGCCTTTTAATATATGGGGAATTGTGATGTTGAGTGCATCTTTGGCGTCTGTGAAATTTAACAATGCTAGTTGAGCTGGAAAACTACTCAACGTTACTTCATTTCTCCACGTTTCTCCAACTGTTGCTTTCTATTTTTTGGGGAAAATTAAGACACCCAACTCTTTAACAAAATGTCTTTTTCCTTGAGCAATTGCTACTGACTTTACTTATACTTTAATAGACAAGAGATCCATCACCCTCCATGGATCATCAATATTACTATGAGCACCCCATTTAACGTTTACAAAGTGACACGTTTCTCACTGCAAAACTtattcttttcttctattttcttttttatttgtcaacaacaagaaaatattcttttattgATGGGTGCGGTAAATTCATGTAAAGTTTGAATTATTACTTCTATATAAGTCTGAACTGTCGTGACCATTTAGCCAATCCACTTCTCTGGTCATCTTCAGCTGTAGTAATTTTGAAAAATGACTTATCAGTGTTGGAAAAATTAGCAGAAGGTAATATCCATCATtttgatttgaattttttttcttttttgaaatataatttttatgtttactTATTATCTTGTAAATTATTTTACATTTAATAGAGTCAAACTAGTTGTTACTAGCCGTTATCTAGCCGTTAACTAGCAACAACGCCCATAAATACTTGATTGCTTTATTTAACccaattttaatgtatttttgtGTAGTATAATGAGCGGACGCCAGCCGAGAATTGGTTGGATACTCAGTTTTTACCATATGGTTCCCCTGAAGAGCCACTGACATCCATGTTTTTTGGCCCAAAGTTCTTGGCTCACAAGCTCTACCAGCTATGCTCTCCTGAGGTAAGCCTACTACTCTTTAGAAACACATACTAGTACTTTTTATCTCCTAAATTATCATGCTATTAACTGTTATTGGAAATAAAAGCAGCCTAACGTACATTGGAATTGGTAATGTGGTAGGATCTTGCATTAGCATCATCATTGGTGAGACCAAGCTCTTTGTTTATGGAAGACCTATCGAAGGCCAAGTATTTCACAGATGAACGGTTTGGATCAGTGAAGAGAGTTTACATTGTGTGCACTGAGGATAAAGGCATACCAGAAGAATTCCAGCGATGGCAAATTGACAACATTGGTGTCACTGAAGCAATAGAGATTAAAGGTGCTGATCACATGGCAATGCTATGCGAGCCCCAAAAACTTTGCGCCTCTCTCTTGGAAATTGCCCATAAATACAACTGATCTCTACATTATGTCTTCGTCTCATGTCAAGATTTTCAGTGCATGCTgtaatttttttctatttttcgacCGGCGCATAACTGTCTTTGCCTATTTTAAGGATTGCAGTAATTTCACTCTTCTAGTGTGGAAGGCTTCCACATAAGGATTGTTCTGTTTCTCCATTCAAGTGTGTGTTATGTTGAGATACTTAAACCGTATCAATTCTTGTAATGAaacttcttctttcctttttgaatCTCATGACGACTGATTCTGGACATTTGTGCATACACAAataaggatttaagttatataaatTGTGCCAGTGTAAGCTTTTTATTGTATCAGTATAATTTAACATGTGATAGTAAACTAATTATCATATTGATCAGATTACTAATTAAGTCTTAGAAATTTATCTGTACTTACATtataaatatagtattcatgtgCAAGTGAAACTCTACGTCTCCTCCTCCTTACATGA
Proteins encoded in this region:
- the LOC107791137 gene encoding salicylic acid-binding protein 2 codes for the protein MKEGKHFVLVHGACHGGWSWYKLKPLLEAAGHKVTALDLAASGTDLRKIEELRTLYDYTLPLMELMESLSADEKVILVGHSLGGMNLGLAMEKYPQKIYAAVFLAAFMPDSVHNSSFVLEQYNERTPAENWLDTQFLPYGSPEEPLTSMFFGPKFLAHKLYQLCSPEDLALASSLVRPSSLFMEDLSKAKYFTDERFGSVKRVYIVCTEDKGIPEEFQRWQIDNIGVTEAIEIKGADHMAMLCEPQKLCASLLEIAHKYN